tgtgtgctaaggtccggagaatcagagcaggtggtcaagtccagttcaagtgttcagcagtctggtttgtagatagaaactgttgTTATCAGACCTCATTCTCCGATACCGTCTGCACGACGGTAAGGGAGATAACAGCTCATGGCTGGGGAGTGTGGGGTCCTGATGATGCTGCGTGCCTTTCTCAGGCACCGTTTCAAGTAGAtatcctggatgggtgggagcacgtTCCCAGTGATCTACTTGGCCTTCTTCACCACCCACTGGAGGGCCTTGCAATCGTGGACGGAGCTARTCCCGTAACAGACCGTGATGCAACCGGCCAgaacgctctcgatggtgcagcggtagtatttggagaggacccggggcggaatgccaaatttcttcaggcttattaggaagtagagacgctgttgcgccctcttgacaagagtgatGGTGTTGTTGGTCCGTGtcaagtcctcagtgatgtggacgcAGAGGATCTTAAAATGTATGactctactgcagtcccgttgatgtggatcggggcatgttccctcctctgctttctGAAATCAACTATTTtgttttgctcacattgaggaagaggtatttgtcatgacaccacaatgccagttcacttacctcctccctataggctgacttattgttgttggttatcagggcTACATCcatggtgtcgtcagcaaacttgatgatggagttggtgtcgtgcaaagccacacagtcatgagtaaacagggactacagcagaggaaagaggacacccctggggggcccctgtgttaagagtcagtgtggaggaggtgttgtcaaTCCTCACAGCCTTTGGTCTGCCTGTCAGGGTGTCCATGTTCCAGTTGGAGAGGGTGGGGTTGAGCTTGGAgagaacaatagtgttgaatgttgaactgtattcaatgaacagcattctcacatactgtaggtgttccacttgtccagatgtgttacggcCATGTAAATAGCGATGGAAATGGTATCTTCCGTGGATCAGTTGGGTCTTTAGCCAATGTTAAATCTATTGCATTAATTAATTTACCTGATTTTTAAGACTTTATATCTATAAATATGGGATCAATTAGATGTATTTAACATAACACTGGGCAAAAATCTTGAGTCCAATCTTGTTCATGTTCTCTAACTCATTGTTTCCATGTTTTGTAGAACAGTGATAGCGATGCTGAAGTGTTGAATGAGTCATAACAGGTTTTTATCCCAACTTGTTTTCTCTCTGCCAGCTGCCAAAGGGAAAGGCAAGGGCATCGTGAAAGATGTGCTGAAGGGGCCAGAGGTGTGTAAGGACCCTGTGAAGCTCACCTCTCATGCTGTCGGAGTCAACATTTTTAAGCAAGGAGACAACCCTGCACTTAAACCACACAAGGAATATCCAGAGTGGTAAGTGCTCAAATGTGATACTACCTTGACAAAGAGAGCTGGAGATCAGTTGTGTTTTTGTGGGATATTTTGAGCTATAGCTTTCacttgaaaaatataaatatatcctGTTAATGCTCTACTTCCTGTTAATGCTCTACTTCATGTCCATGAATATCAGCTTTTGTTATAAACATGTAGCGTTGTGTGTTTTTATTAATGAATAATTACAAAAGCTTTATAAACAATTTAAGTGACACCAAGCTTCTGCCTCCCAGGCTGTTCCAGTTACAGCTGGGTCCCCTTAAGGATATCCATGAGCTGAAGCCAGATAGCCGTGAATACTGAAAGGTCCTGAGGAAGGAGCACGTGGCGCTTTAACAGGTTACACATAGGGAAGAAGCTGTAGGACCCGGGGCAGCGATCAGCTGCTCTACAGAACTGTGTTCTCTGGACACCAGACACTATAGCACAGCTGTAACTTGACTGAGTCAATACTCTCAGCCTGTATGTCATCTTTCTGCTGAAAAGGAATAACCCATCACCTCGAGAACTTGGACTTTGTACTGTAAAATAAGGCAAATAGAAAGACCTGGATTTTGAATCCATCTCAACTTTTGCATTTTGATTTCTAATCTCaaatgttaccatgtgtaggcTTCTTTGAAAAAGATGACGCATACAGACATGTTATTTTAGAATTATGTGAGGGTATGAGTTTTGATTCACACCTTGCAGATAGCATCTGTAATACTCTGTGAACATACAAAATTATGTATCTTTTGTCTCTCCCtgctgtctcagtatgtgtagcccatctatgaTGCTGTCTGTTCAAAAAGTGTATGACATTGTTGGCAGTATACAAAGCGTGTGAAAAGTTAGGATTTGGCTTgacaccaatcacatcagaagcaaaacgtcattgacagaaacaaacttgaattgttgtgtcgttgtcctccggtggctagctagctaaaatcgtccCTTTTCATGGATAGAGACAGGGATTTGGAGttttggttttacttaattctccgtgcTGGCCAATTATTATAAGggagattctgatccaaccataaattcaaacattgtgcccctggcctgagaggatggaagttcaacatgtagctataTGTAGTTGGCTAATTTTAATTAACTGGCCTGGTGtatcattgcccatgaaaggaagttaggctagcgagcaagcatttaaGTCAGGTAGCCTAGGGCAACAACAACTATAAAAGTGTAGGATGGCATTTGCATTTccctacaagtagggtgagtcaacatgttttttctacttacacacacacagaactcagtcccatggacagccacatcatatttagcttaagttgattggactaaatagttgttGGTATCTTTTAGTAGTCAGATGaaatgtagcacatggggatgtgtgaaacttactcctcagcctgaagtgtccacACTTGCGCCAGCTAATAGCTAGCTTTTCGCGTAGCACCGACTGGTAAGACGTTACAGGAGGGCGGTCATGTGTGCTAGCACGGCAGAGGTCCCAAGTTCGCGTTCAGAAAAATGAAGGCCTTGTTTATTCTCGTCACTTGTCAGAGAGAGAACACCTAAATACCTTTTGAGATCTGCTTATTTCGTGCAAGATTTTGTGTATCAATGGTGAATAGAATGACTGTTTTGATTATTCTGTAAGTGATTATTCTACACAGTGGCgtgttcatggatgccaagggaagccaggcttccccaaatatttgaccaataccaaaatattaataaaattatatttcgtctctgtgttttcataatttgagTGTCTGAATCTCACTGGAGAAATGATCGGAGtgagggaaacagcgcccctctgtctcagtatgtgtagcccatttATCTGTTGCTATCTGGACCTAAAAAGTATAACATGTTGCCCCCGTAGCATTTGATTGAATGATACCAGCAAGCATTTGGACAAAACTTCAGTGTcggtttctggtctgcttgtgttgctgtcctgcagtagctagcttgctaaatcctCCCATTCCtaaaccatggatggagatggggatttggacttgttgttttgacttaattctctgtacaggccaatgattgtgatggcgattctgatctaactataaatgtatatattgtgccactggcctgagatgaTTGAAGTTGAATATGTAGCCTAGCAGGCTCCcattaactagctagcaagaaagGAGGTTTGCATTGgcattcaactagtctacaagtatGGTGAgtccaaaaaatatgttttgcttaagcacgcacacccacacacacagactgaaatctgtaccatggacagccacatgacatttagcaacattgattggacaaTTTTTTMGGGTATATTTTAAGTtagttttcagtgtattaaactaagcatgtATAGCCTTGTTAATTTTATGATGTTTAATTTGAAATTGTACTGGAATAGcagaggcagtgctcctgttgttTTTATGCTGACTTGTGGTAACTGGTTTTAAATCAGTAGTTATTAAGTAAACTGTTGaaaacatgaacttgcttgaccatgctgcaggtgaaataactgttacatgcaatatttgctttgtggacttcaccactCTGGTTTTGTGATTAAACAAAGTtgtttgtggttgaatttattctgccagtgTGGCTTCCCAGGTAGCACAAAACGTCTGGCCCACATCTGGCCTGATTCCGGCATGCCAGATCTAAAACTGCTGGCCCGGGTCTGGCAGCCGGATCCTGCACGAGTCTGAAATGAATGTCGGTACAGACTAGGCCTGAGTCATTCGGGCCAGATCTGGCAGCCTGAACTGAGCCAAAGCTGCCATGTTAGGGCCAGAATCGTCCCAGGAATGGCCCAAATATACTTGATtttacccccaccccccacacacaccactgcaaaaaaatatatgaatattaaaatatgtggagAGGTGTGCAAAAATAATCAATGTGACATTAAGGAGacgtttttatccaaagcgacagtATGTTGGCATGCATTCATTTTCCGTTCGTGGacccaggaatcgaacccacaatcatGACGTTTCGGGCGCCATGGTTTTTTCCATTGACAGCTATGGTCTTTATTTTGGCTAAAGACTAACTTTGTAAGTTTAATAGGCTATTGGAATAATTCAACATGCATGGTTGTAGGCTGCATCACTCCTTCAGCCTAGGTAGCAGATTATCAAATGGAAGATATAGGCCTATGTTTTGGGAAAATACAATTATTCTATGTCTTAGGATACAACACAGTGCAATgagaaatgtattattgttagtacacaattattgtctaggctgtaaactgcagtgatgtAGGCTAATATGAATAACCGCTCAAACGTCCTTTTGTGTTTCATGCGGAAATAAAGCCCTGATTATACAACCATTTGGAACAGTTTTGGCTTTATTCTCGACAGTTTACAAGGTCCAGAAAATTTCATTAGGCCActcatatggtgtattttgtcaggatgtatcaacgtttacagataggctatagcctattttTCTATGGTAGGCCTATGACACTGAGATGTGCTGTCTGTCgtagacagtggtgtaaagtacttaagtaaaagtactttaAAAGTGTTAATTaattagttttttggggtatctgtactttactatttatatttttgactacttttacttcactacattgctcatgaaaataatgtactttttactccgtacattttccctgacacccaaaagtactcgttacattttgaatgcatagcGGGACAGGACAATGGTCCATttgcacacttatcaagagaacatccctactgcctcttatctggtgGCCTCACTAAACACAcgtttcatttgtaaattatatctgagtgttggtgtgcccctggctatcagtaaatgtaaataacaagaaaatgttgctgtctggttcgtttaatataaggaatttgaaatgatttaatgCTTAAGTATTtatattacataagtatttaaatattttagcaattacatttacttttgatacttaagtatatttaaaaccaaatacttttagacttactcaagtagtattttacttggtgactttcacttttacttgagtcatcaTCGGTTCCTCTTTTTGTGTTGTCCGTTGTATGTTtccttttacttaagtatgacaatttgcaactttttccaccactggtcgtGGATCATGTATCCCAAGTCATCCCATAATTAACATTGCCACCAGCATATGCCTAAAAATCGCTAATGCCATTATATTAAACCAGGATTGGCCGAATGACTGAAATTAATAGAATTGTGAGTGGGGTTCGGGAAAAAATATGTAGTAAAATCTAATTAATTTATAGTAGAGATTATCTAGGGTCATTCTCCATCTAATAGTATAATAGGCCGAATTTTTGCGAGCTGAAATTATtacattaattttttttttttttgtattattccaTCACCTGCCGAATAGAAAATCTCATATGGCCCTCCTGAAAAAggtaattgcgttgtttgctcagCATATCTATCACAGATTGTGATATGGCATTTTTTTCGTGGCTTGCCGTCGCTTGTGATTTTACACATGCACCGCTGCTGCTAGAGACCTTCTGAAAACAATGGCCTTGTTTATTCTCGTCACCTTTTGAGATCTACTTATTTCGTGCAAGATTTTGTGTGTAAATGgtgaatatacattttttttttgtggatttaAACTTGTtccgccactgtgtgactgttgtctatTTGTTGTCACGGCCTTATTGTATTTCACGGTGGCGTATGAATGAATGGGttgtagagcaaacaacgcaattatcataACAGGTTGTAATAGCTTTTTTTTATTGGCTTGGCTttctcagtgattttacccatgaaCCGCTAGTGTTTCTGCAACGTGATGGAGTTGTCTCTTTTGCTGATAGTTCCAAACTTCTCTCTGATACATATTTCCACTGACGCTGAGTTTTGGTGTGATTCTATTGGCGTAGGGAAGGTGAAAGTAAACTTGAGGGGAACATGGTTGCTTTCATGCAAATACAAGGGACAACACAAAAAGAGGAACCGATGTAAAATGAGAAACAAGACATTGTTCAACCAATTGTGAGAGTTGATTCACACCGAGACAAGATTGGCAAAACGGACTACTGTAGTTCCCGAAATATATGATTATTGATAAAGATTTCTGAACTAGATGAGAGCGGTCGGTTTGACTCTTRTTCCACTGAAAACTATTGAACGACTTCTGATCTCATCGAAAACATCGTCGGAATCGGTAAAGAGGCAGGCGTTTGTAAGTTTTGAGATAAAGATACAGTAGTCTCGTTTACGTGGACGAAGAAATTCATCTCAGGGTATTCCGGAAGCAGCTGAATAGAACGCAGGTAAATGGGTGCGCTTTCAGTCACTCATTTAAGTGAGCGATACATTCGGATAATAGGCGATAGCAGTTGACCGATATTTAGGCCTATTCGTTATGTTGTAATGTGCTTGTTTAATTGTTATAGCTTTTAACTAGGCTACGTACAGTCCaatcatacaaatattttttcacaGGCTTTGTATACTGCCAGTCACTGTAAACATCACCAAGTGAAAGTTGTAACCATAGCATtaagaattagaatactagaatggacatgaacgtTGTTATGATCAtataaaggtcagccattttggtcaagttggtcaaccatggtttgccagtgctgtgattagatattgtgtaaaataatgtatttgaacaatttatctgcactgtatgtttgttagcaaGCTATAGCAAGCCGGTTTTAGAGGAATGGTTCCATTAATGGGTCAAATGAACTGCTAATattccaacattccattcaaacaatgcaatSAATCCAAAGCCTAACGGACTAAACTCCACTTCCGCTATCCATGGCCATACACCTGCCAAAACTAATTGATGacaggacttagacaagttgtaaatgcaacaagtactcatattgtatcatataatagcactcacagctttaCAAGAAAACGGAGACATTTCAgatctgtttacatatattttagaggctatttataaaGAAAATAGGTATAAACCCTGTATAAACTGTATGTATATTTAAATTACTATTTTATGTTGACAATAATTATATTACACAATTTCTAAAATATTACATGCATTTTATTTTCATGTataagtaaaatcaggattatgRctctactgccattcattccaattagactgttTGGGATTcttccctgaccaatatggctgccattttcttcccattctggaactttgaggatCTATGAAATCCCTTCTAGTAATTTAACAGGATATCTATGGTTGGAACAATGTGTCTTCTGTAGTGTGTTCTGTCATCACAGCCACTCAAGGCGTGACTGGCACGCTTGACTCTGGATGACCACTGTTACAAGTttattccaaaatgttttgagaACTGTGAAAACTAAGGTCAATAACCATTAGCTGTTTCTTTTCTTCCCTACAAAAAAACAATATTGTTTGAAGACAGACTAGAGATGGGTGACTGGAATCTCAGCATTGGGACTTTGAGTGAAGGAGCTCAGAGCAGGTTAGCTGACATGCTGGATAATGCCAAATGTGGATGGAGACAACTTGCCAAAGTTGTCACTGAGGAACCTCGATTCCGCTGCAGGTGAGACTTTGAAATGAAACACTCAATGTTAATAGCATTGTCTCATAATCATTAGAGCTATGATGTTGATAACTGAGTCCGTACCCCATATTCTTTACAGAATAATTTGTCATCTATACCGAATGATATCACTCAATCTGTAACTTTTTTTAATGGCGATGTTGTGAAGCTGTGGAGTCTTAATGATGGTATAAAGCCATACAGAGAGAATGTCGATGTTTAGCCTGACCTGTTAGTGGTTTGTCACCATTTATTGACAGTGAGAATGAGATGACCAGCTGTTCGCTCCAGGTGCTCAGCCCGACAGGCAGCCCCAGCCGCTACCTCCTAGAGAGGCTGTCTGAGCGCTCCTGCACCCTGGGCTTCCTGCTGCACTGCCTGAAGAAGATGGAGCACCATGAAGCTGCGCAGTACCTCACTGCTAACGGTCAGTCTTAACCTCTgcgtgcctgtctctctctctgaaatatATGATATCTGCTCTATTTTAGCAACACTACAGGTGTCCTCTGTCACCTTACTTGGTACCTCAGTCACtgtgcgtgtgtatatgtgtgtgtgtagtgatggaGCGGTTTCAGATCACAGTGCAGCCCCAGGCCCAGCATGCTACAGAGGGAGGCAGGGTTGTGCTGGTCTGTAAGGCTATTGGTCCTGCTGCTATGGGCTACCAGTGGTTCAAAGGCAAAGAAGAGGTCAGTCCATTGCATATTACAgtgattatacactgagtatacaaaacattaagaacaccttctctttccctgACAGATTGACCAGATGAacacaggtgaaagctatgatcccttatttatgtcacttgttaaatacacttcaatcagtgtaggtgaagggaaggagacaggttaaaggaggatttttaagccttgagacaattgagacatggattgtgtaggtgtgccattcagacggtgaatgggcaatacaaaagatttaagtgcctttYaacgaggtatggtagtaggtgccaggcgcacccgtttgtgtcaagaactgcaacgctgctaagttattcacgctcaaccgtttccagtctgtatcaagaatggtccgccacccaaaggacatccagccaacttgtttAAGGggtggggggtgcaactcaatattgggaaagtgttcctaatgtttggtatactcactgTGTGCCCACATACACTGTAACGTGTATGAGTGAGATAATATATTCTCTCTTTAGGTGCTGGGTGGAAGTGGTCCAGAGCTGCTCCTTTGCCCTTTAACCCCAACCCACCAGGGACACTACATCTGCCGGGTCAACCATGGAGAGAACTTCGTCTTCTCCCAGTGGGCACATGTCCGCATTGTCAGGTCAGCTGGCTCCAGCACAGGTAACTCAATTCAACTATATTTTCATATATAGTTCAATCAGTAGAACTAATGTAGTCAATGCAACAATGGTATTAGAAGATTGTCTTGYCATTTAGGCTCTGCCCTTCCTGAATTCATCACATTGACTTCACCTTGCATTTTTTTTGTGTCATAACCATTAGGCCCCTTGGTTGTGTTTCAGGTGTCAGTAGCAGCTTCTTCCCTCCCTCAGTGAGTGGAGTGCGTATTGTCCGTCAGCCCCGGCCCCAGGTAGTAGCTGAGGGGGACTCCTTGTGTCTGGACTGCTTTGCTGAGGCCAACCCTCCTCCTCAGTACCAGTGGTACCACAATAAACAACTAATGCCAACAGGCAAGATAAGCACCCTGAGGGTCAGTGCCATTTTGGGTCCCCTGAATATATGATTACTTTTTTTACTCTATGTTTAAAAAGCCTGTATCATAATTATAGGTCCAATTATGTCAGACATCTTGGGACTTGTATGTGTCTGTTCATTTGCTGTATATGATTGTCATGTTTGGAGTTGTTATGTGTTGTGGTTGtctgcagatactgtgtgtgaccacAGCAGATCGAGGAATGTACAGCTGCAGGGTGTTCAACCTATACCATGAGGTGTGGAGCGACCAGGTCCATGTCAAAATAGGTGAGAGTGGTGCATCTGCAATGattgttgtaacggctgtcgtagtcgttctcctcctcagacgaggaggagcatggatcggaccaagatgcggattggtaagtattcatattttaatgggaaaacaacaaacactacaaaatacaacaaccaacaaacYTGACWAARctgaaacagtcctgtgtggcccaaacYctgacacaggaacaaacacccaKKaaacacaggtgaaacccaggctgcctaagtatgattctcaatcagggacaacgattgacagctgtctctgattgagaatcataccaggccgaacacaaaatcccaacatagaaaatcaaacctagaccaacccacccaactcacgccctgaccaactaaaacaaatacaaaacaaaggaaaacaggtcaggaacgtgacaattgtaTTGTCTGTTATTTCTGTTCTGTGGTCAGAATTGTACGACGTATTTTGTATGTTTCCTTTTTAGTGTTGGCTTAGTTGTGAGGATTCGTGCAGAAGTGGTTCTATGAATATGTTTTGATTGTCCCAGAAAGCACATGACACAGTGCTTTGACTGACTTCCTTGTTTGTGGTTTTTGTAGACCCTGGTTCCTCCATTGATGCCTCCTGGGGAGAAATAGACGCTGGTACAGACATGATAGTATTTTAACCAACTTCACTGTTTTTCTACTCTGTGTCGCACCAATGTTTTTGGGTGGTAATGTGATTAATTCATAACAATGTTATAAACAATGTTTTACAGCTGCCACACCTAGCCCTGCCAGGCAGATAAGTAAATTATATGGTAAGTGCAGTAAACAACATAGCCATCTAAAAGAAGATGCAGTGTCGAAAAAAAGCTTTATAAACATAAATGACTGTATATGATTGTCCATTTGAATAACATTAATAACAGAATGTTTGTGATATGTACCCTTTTTCCTCATACCTTAATTTCCTCTTGTTTTTCAAAGCCACGGACAAAGTGGCTCTTCTGATGGGCAACATGAACTACCTGCACCACAGGCCTCTGCGAGCGCCCATGGCTGACGTGCACGAGATGACCAACCTGCTGCGTCAGCTGGACTTCAAGGTGGTTTCTCTGCTGGACCTCAACTGGCAGGAGATGCACAGCGCTGTAACTGAGTTCCTACTGCTGCTCGACCGCGGCGTCTATGGTCAGTTTAGTTACTATAAGAAATCATAGTAGTTAAATAGTAATATTATTTGcattgtccagctgtgtctaatAGTGCCGATCCCTTTCCCGTTCCTCCTCTCCCGTCATGTTCCAGGGCTTCTGTACTTTGCGGGTCATGGTTATGAGAACTATGGGAACAGTTTCATGGTGCCCATTGATGCCCCGGCTTCTTATACCTCAGAGAACTGCCTGTGGGTGCAGGATGTGCTACAGCGGATGCAGGAGCGAGAGACGAGCCTCAATGTATTTCTATTGGACATGTGTCGCAAAAGGTACAGTTCTCAGCATCAACTATGTGATTGGGCTCTATGATAATGTAATAATGATTTTGCTGTTATGTTGTAAATTAATTAATATCTGTAGTAAACTTGtactgttttagaaacttgaacGACGGCGTCCctccacagccagggcaactgaAAGTGACCGCAAACATAGTGTTTGGTTATGCCACGTGAGTTGCTTCTCTGCCAACTTAAAGTACCTCTTTCACTCATACACGTATCACAGAATGTGTTATATTAAATTAATCTCTGATTATGTCTAGGTGTGTGGATGCAGAGGCCTTTGAGGTGAATAAAGACGACCTGTCCAATGGAATCTTCATCAATTTCCTCAAACAGAGAGTCATGGACGACGAGAAGGTCACTGTCATGCTGGACAGGGTGGCCGAAGGTATGACtaatgaagtaaaaaaaaaactaaaacatattttgaagtATTGTGACACTTGATATTGTGAATATCAATCTTTACAAATGactgttaacctgtctagcccccgggttccgctagcggaacccccccccacattccactgaaaaggcagcgtgcgaaattcaaatatatattttttgaaatatttaactttcacacattaacaagtccaataagcaaatgaaagataaacatcttgtgaatccagccaacatgtccgatttaaaaaaatMttttacagcgaaaacaccacgtatatttatgttagctcaccaccaaatacaaaaaagcacagacatttctttcacagcacaggtagcttgcacaaaacccccaaatagagatagaattagtcactaaccaagaaacaacttcatcagatgacagtcttataacatgttatacaatacatttttcaggtataaatcatagttttacattgcagctacaatcacaaatatcaccaaagcagctagaataactacagagagcaacgtgaaatacctaaatactcatcataaaacatttatgaaaaatacatggtgtacagcaaatgaaagacaaacatcttgtgaatccagccaatatttcagattttttaagtgttttacagtgaaaacacaatatagcattatattagcttactacaatagccaaccacacaaccgcattcattcaccacaaaggtagcgatcgcaaaaaaacagcaaaagatataaaattattcactaaccttgacaaacttcatcagatgacagtcctataacatcatattacacaatacatatatgttttgttcgaaaatgtgcatatttagcggtacaaatcgtggttttacaatgtgaatacgtagccaaactgcacaaaattatccggatatatttctgacactcacctaatctaatcaaagaactcatcaMAAACTRtactaaaaaatacatgttgtacagcaaattaaagatacactagttcttaatgcaatcgccgtgttagaattctaaaaataactttagtacgacatacagcttacgttatagcgagacagcgcctgcaatgagggcggaaaatagtactaaacattttccacagaaatacgaaataacatcataaatggttcctacttttgcRGAGCTTCCATCAGAATSTTGTACAAGGYgtcctttgtccagaataaatRgttgtttggttttagaatgtcctcttcMCCTGTCGAATTAGCAACCWWAGCTAGCCAAGTGGRGCGAAGWtgtccatcttcaccaaatgcagagaacggaaaacgccaaaactcccgataaacgttcaataatctgataaaactatattgaaaaaacatactt
This window of the Salvelinus sp. IW2-2015 linkage group LG16, ASM291031v2, whole genome shotgun sequence genome carries:
- the LOC111975618 gene encoding large ribosomal subunit protein mL54-like; the encoded protein is MAGYGLFCSTMTMKCLVTNTPVWFCMSNLLYKTPTCGYAKKVAAKGKGKGIVKDVLKGPEVCKDPVKLTSHAVGVNIFKQGDNPALKPHKEYPEWLFQLQLGPLKDIHELKPDSREY
- the malt2 gene encoding MALT paracaspase 2; translated protein: MGDWNLSIGTLSEGAQSRLADMLDNAKCGWRQLAKVVTEEPRFRCSENEMTSCSLQVLSPTGSPSRYLLERLSERSCTLGFLLHCLKKMEHHEAAQYLTANVMERFQITVQPQAQHATEGGRVVLVCKAIGPAAMGYQWFKGKEEVLGGSGPELLLCPLTPTHQGHYICRVNHGENFVFSQWAHVRIVRSAGSSTGVSSSFFPPSVSGVRIVRQPRPQVVAEGDSLCLDCFAEANPPPQYQWYHNKQLMPTGKISTLRILCVTTADRGMYSCRVFNLYHEVWSDQVHVKIDPGSSIDASWGEIDAAATPSPARQISKLYATDKVALLMGNMNYLHHRPLRAPMADVHEMTNLLRQLDFKVVSLLDLNWQEMHSAVTEFLLLLDRGVYGLLYFAGHGYENYGNSFMVPIDAPASYTSENCLWVQDVLQRMQERETSLNVFLLDMCRKRNLNDGVPPQPGQLKVTANIVFGYATCVDAEAFEVNKDDLSNGIFINFLKQRVMDDEKVTVMLDRVAEDMGRCEITRGRQALELRSNLSERRALTDRIQSSGCPETTSARNLQWAIAHVLPKSRNLQFDCGVTVQLGFAAEFSNVMIIYTRILENPKEIASCSAHLTDFTEDLDMDLKMSNQENLLDAGSLLPMEILLPAELPGLYTRLKGLQRLKKELTFTVCLQYKYTNLDEEVHERQTVTVGKPLVSKLNLHEPRLPRSYSASSSFDLHSFSHSSSFPEGFGPSFPTSETSSIGSASTTWSYYSQPGVSATPSSPGKLNLPVEDDSPELFDSDTPQPLTTSKSLPHGQVEDLTYRFSNMHNFHSC